The window CGGTCGAACCGTTCGTGGATCGCGAGCAGCATCGCCTGCTTCGCATCCATGAAACGGGCGTACTCGGGGACGGTCATGTAGAAGACGGTATCGAACTCGATCGCGGAGTCCGCGAAGCCCGACAGGTGGCAGCGGTCGAAGCGGGTCTCCTCCTGCGCCTCCACGATCTCCTCGATCCAGGCGGGGATCTGCGCCAGGAGGTCGCGCGGCGTGTCGTAGGTCACGCCGACCTTCAGCGCCCCGCGCCGGTCCGCCATGCGCCCGAGATTCCGGATCCGGGTGTTGATCACGTCGCTGTTTCCGAGGATGAGTTGCTCGCCCCCCAGGCTCCGCAGCCGGGTCGTCTTGAGGCCGATGTGCTCCACCGACCCCTGAAACTCGCCGATGACGAGGAAGTCGCCGATGACGAAGGGCTTGTCGAGGATGATGGAGAGCGATGCGAGCAGGTCCCCGAGGACGTTCTGCGCCGCGAGGGCGACGGCGATGCCGCCGATCCCGAGGCCCGCGAGCAGGGCCGCGACCTCGACGCCGAGGTTGTCGAGGATGAGGAGGAGGACGACGGACCACACGGCGAGCCGGCCCACGAAGGAGAGGGCGCCGACCATGGTCACGGCCTCCGCATCCTCGCCCGCCGTCGCATCCACGAACCGGCGCACCCAGAAGGCGATCGCGGCGCTGGCCCAGATGCCGCCCTGGACGACGATGGCGATGACCGCGGCGCGGCGAATCACGAGCGCCACGACGGGATCGAGTTCGAGCACGAGCGAGGCGGCGAAGAGCCCCACGAAGAGGATGAGGGCGAACTTCGTCTCGCCGAGCACGTCCGCGACGAGATCGTCGATCGAGGTCCGGGTCTGGCTCGCGAAGCGCGCGAACGCCCGCAGCGCGTAGCGTTCGAGCAGCCACAGCGCGAGGGTCGTGAGGGCGTAGATGCCGGCGGCGAGCAGCCAGGTTGAAAGCGTGTTTCCGTAGATCGTCTGGTCCAGGCCCATGCCTCGAACTCCAGTGTCGGTCGTGTAGAGTGTCGGTCGTGTGGAAGTGTCGGTCGTGTGGAGACGTCTGTCGTCGGGAGATCAGGCGAGCTGTTCCATCATCTCCCGGATGTCGGTCGTTGGACGCCGGCACGCGAAGCCGGTGCAAACGTATGCCGTCGCCTTCCCGTCCAGGAGGTCGTGCGGCGCGGTGAAGGGCGCGATCTCCGCGAGCCGGTCCGCCGCGGGCGCGCCGGGCGCTTCGGCCGCGTCGGTGCGGCGGCCTGCCGGCTTGAAGAGGACGGCCGTGCGGGGCGCGTAGCGGCCGGCGAGCGCGGCCAGCATGCGCCGCGTGCCGGGCTCGTCGGGATCCCCCGCCACGACGACTTCCTGCGCCGGGCCCAGGGCGAGATCGAGAGCGACGAGCGACATTGTGTGCGCGGAGGGGGCGCCGCCGACGGGGCCGGCGAGCGCCCCGCGCAGCGCCTCCGCCCGGTCCAGGAGTTCGACGTCGCCCGTGAGCCGGCCGAGCCGGAGGAGCACGTACCACGTCGTCGCGTTGGCCGAGGGC is drawn from Candidatus Palauibacter australiensis and contains these coding sequences:
- a CDS encoding mechanosensitive ion channel family protein encodes the protein MGLDQTIYGNTLSTWLLAAGIYALTTLALWLLERYALRAFARFASQTRTSIDDLVADVLGETKFALILFVGLFAASLVLELDPVVALVIRRAAVIAIVVQGGIWASAAIAFWVRRFVDATAGEDAEAVTMVGALSFVGRLAVWSVVLLLILDNLGVEVAALLAGLGIGGIAVALAAQNVLGDLLASLSIILDKPFVIGDFLVIGEFQGSVEHIGLKTTRLRSLGGEQLILGNSDVINTRIRNLGRMADRRGALKVGVTYDTPRDLLAQIPAWIEEIVEAQEETRFDRCHLSGFADSAIEFDTVFYMTVPEYARFMDAKQAMLLAIHERFDRHGVEFAYPTQVVYTIPGRSTADAR